The Methylobacterium currus genome contains a region encoding:
- the phnE gene encoding phosphonate ABC transporter, permease protein PhnE has product MTVQIDRLPPERETTLLATYAGAVASTRLRTLATVVVIVALYLLAGVVAEVRPLTFLDNIQNFTAYIAQILPPLTLENLPADLAAWYWGLPKWLSLLAETLLMAYLGTLFGGIAAFLLCFLASANLVRSAPLRFGARRFLEVCRTVPEVVFALIFVIAFGLGPMVGVLALAIHTTGALGKLFSEVVENIDMKPVEGLTGTGAGFVETVRFAVVPQVLSNFASYALLRFEINVRGAGVMGFVGAGGIGQEFLVAIRNFYYSDVSAILLLIILTVVTIDLATERLRHHLLGREAHA; this is encoded by the coding sequence GTGACCGTCCAGATCGACAGATTGCCGCCCGAGCGCGAGACGACGCTGCTCGCGACCTATGCCGGCGCCGTCGCGTCCACCCGCCTGCGCACCCTGGCGACCGTCGTCGTGATCGTGGCGCTCTACCTCCTGGCCGGCGTCGTGGCCGAGGTGCGGCCGCTGACCTTCCTCGACAACATCCAGAACTTCACCGCCTATATCGCCCAGATCCTGCCGCCGCTCACGCTGGAGAACCTGCCGGCCGACCTGGCGGCCTGGTACTGGGGCCTGCCGAAATGGCTCTCGCTCCTCGCCGAGACGCTGCTGATGGCCTATCTCGGCACGCTGTTCGGCGGCATCGCGGCCTTCCTCCTCTGCTTCCTGGCCTCGGCCAACCTGGTGCGCTCGGCCCCGTTGCGCTTCGGCGCCCGGCGGTTCCTGGAAGTGTGCCGCACCGTGCCGGAGGTGGTGTTCGCCCTCATCTTCGTGATCGCCTTCGGGCTCGGGCCGATGGTCGGGGTGCTGGCGCTCGCCATCCACACCACGGGCGCGCTCGGCAAGCTGTTCTCCGAGGTGGTCGAGAACATCGACATGAAGCCGGTCGAGGGCCTGACCGGCACCGGCGCGGGCTTCGTCGAGACCGTGCGCTTCGCGGTGGTGCCGCAGGTGCTGTCGAACTTCGCCTCTTACGCATTGCTGCGCTTCGAGATCAACGTGCGGGGCGCCGGGGTGATGGGCTTCGTCGGCGCCGGCGGCATCGGTCAGGAGTTTCTGGTGGCGATCCGCAACTTCTACTACTCGGACGTGAGCGCGATCCTGCTCCTCATCATCCTGACCGTGGTGACGATCGACCTCGCCACCGAGCGCCTGCGCCACCACCTGCTCGGCCGGGAGGCCCACGCGTGA
- the phnE gene encoding phosphonate ABC transporter, permease protein PhnE codes for MSRRPPSALRQAALADLDGLRARHPQVFRASWSRRAAILGSLALVVGLAAFAMVRLDFSLLRILNGLHRLGDFAGMMLPPSAGGRLGLFLTALGETLAIAFLGTLTAACLAFPAAFLAARNVVPNPFLRFGVRRGFDVIRSVDVLIWALIWINVVGLGPFAGALAIACSDFGALGKLFSEAIETADRKAQEGVTASGGSRLHRVRFGLVPAVLPVLASQVLYFFESNTRSATIIGIVGAGGIGQYLTELIRVLEMQQVAVLVLMILVTVALIDLVSGRLRRAIIGAAAH; via the coding sequence GTGAGCCGCCGCCCACCCTCCGCCCTCCGTCAGGCGGCGCTCGCCGACCTCGACGGGCTCCGCGCGCGTCACCCGCAGGTGTTCCGGGCCTCGTGGTCCCGCCGCGCCGCCATCCTCGGTAGCCTCGCCCTCGTCGTCGGCCTCGCCGCCTTCGCGATGGTCCGTCTCGACTTCTCGCTCCTGCGCATCCTCAACGGCCTCCACCGGCTGGGCGACTTCGCCGGCATGATGCTGCCGCCTTCCGCCGGCGGGCGGCTCGGCCTGTTCCTGACCGCGCTCGGGGAGACGCTGGCGATCGCGTTCCTCGGCACCCTCACGGCGGCCTGCCTCGCCTTCCCGGCGGCGTTCCTCGCCGCCCGCAACGTGGTGCCGAACCCCTTCCTGCGCTTCGGGGTGCGCCGCGGCTTCGACGTGATCCGCTCCGTCGACGTGCTGATCTGGGCCTTGATCTGGATCAACGTCGTCGGCCTCGGGCCGTTCGCCGGCGCGCTCGCCATCGCGTGCTCGGATTTCGGGGCGCTCGGCAAGCTCTTCTCCGAGGCGATCGAGACCGCCGACCGCAAGGCGCAGGAGGGCGTGACCGCCTCGGGCGGCAGCCGGTTGCACCGGGTCCGCTTCGGCCTGGTGCCGGCGGTGCTGCCGGTGCTGGCGAGCCAGGTGCTGTACTTCTTCGAGTCGAACACCCGCTCGGCCACCATCATCGGCATCGTCGGGGCCGGCGGCATCGGCCAGTACCTCACCGAGCTGATCCGGGTGCTGGAGATGCAGCAGGTCGCCGTCCTGGTGCTGATGATCCTCGTCACCGTGGCGCTGATCGACCTCGTCTCGGGCCGCCTGCGCCGGGCGATCATCGGGGCCGCGGCGCACTGA
- a CDS encoding YebC/PmpR family DNA-binding transcriptional regulator — protein sequence MAGHSQFKNIMHRKGRVDAVRSKVFSKLAREITVAAKLGTPDPSMNPRLRAAILAARAENMPKDNIERAIKKAAGGDAENYEEIRYEGYGPGGAALIVEAQTDNRNRTASDVRSAFTKSGGSLAETGAVSFMFDRVGLVAFDAKVADADTMLEAAIEAGADDVKSDENGHEITCDQGALGDVSKTLEARFGEPLRTALIWRAQNTVDVDDETAEKLIRLVETIEDQDDVQNVFVNFAVSDAMMAKMQG from the coding sequence ATGGCCGGGCATTCACAGTTCAAGAACATCATGCATCGCAAGGGCCGCGTCGACGCGGTCCGCTCGAAGGTGTTTTCCAAGCTCGCCCGAGAGATCACGGTGGCGGCCAAGCTCGGCACGCCGGACCCGTCGATGAACCCGCGCCTGCGCGCCGCCATCCTGGCGGCCCGGGCCGAGAACATGCCGAAGGACAACATCGAGCGCGCCATCAAGAAGGCGGCCGGCGGCGACGCGGAGAACTACGAGGAGATCCGCTACGAGGGCTACGGCCCCGGCGGCGCCGCCTTGATCGTCGAGGCGCAGACCGACAACCGCAACCGCACCGCGTCCGACGTGCGCTCGGCCTTCACCAAGTCCGGCGGCAGCCTCGCCGAGACCGGCGCCGTGTCGTTCATGTTCGACCGCGTCGGCCTCGTCGCCTTCGACGCCAAGGTGGCCGATGCCGACACGATGCTGGAAGCCGCCATCGAGGCCGGCGCCGACGACGTGAAGTCCGACGAGAACGGCCACGAGATCACCTGCGACCAGGGCGCCCTTGGCGACGTCTCCAAGACCCTCGAGGCCCGCTTCGGCGAGCCCCTCCGCACCGCCCTGATCTGGCGCGCCCAGAACACCGTCGACGTCGACGACGAGACCGCCGAGAAGCTGATCCGCCTCGTCGAGACCATCGAGGACCAGGACGACGTGCAGAACGTCTTCGTCAACTTCGCGGTCTCGGATGCGATGATGGCGAAGATGCAGGGATGA
- a CDS encoding sensor histidine kinase yields MGQIGSLRRRLLVGALALIAIALVVAGLAIGLILARFVRGQIDQRLDAQIVSLVSGLEKGPALRLARDLDAPPFDRPGSGWTWQIRRDGTVLRSTSLGARDLALPAQPMEDDDRPRPADGTGPRGEALILRILTLPDGTVVAASAPRAALAGPLREAGLAVAASLAVLGLVLAAASVLQVRLGLRPLDTLRQELEAVRAGRRERVPDLQPAEVRPLAAEINALLDQNAAQLAQARTHVANLAHGLKTPLATLSLALSEPGRDPDGRLSRLVASLDRGVRHHLRRARSAALAGATRIRTGLAGPVADLAGALERLHAEKGVRVACAIPPGLAAACDPQDLDEMLGNLIDNACTWCTRAVRVSADASGGDVVVAIEDDGPGLGPEALAAVARRGRRLDETVPGHGFGLAITTELAELYGGGLELDRSGMGGLRARLRLPG; encoded by the coding sequence CCTCGCCCGCTTCGTGCGCGGCCAGATCGACCAGCGGCTCGACGCGCAGATCGTGTCCCTGGTCTCCGGGTTGGAGAAGGGACCCGCCCTGCGGCTTGCCCGCGACCTCGACGCGCCGCCCTTCGACCGGCCGGGCTCGGGCTGGACCTGGCAGATCCGGCGGGACGGCACGGTCCTGCGCTCGACGTCCCTCGGGGCGCGCGACCTCGCGCTCCCGGCGCAGCCGATGGAGGACGACGATCGGCCCCGCCCGGCGGACGGCACCGGCCCGCGCGGGGAAGCCTTGATCCTCCGGATCCTGACCCTGCCGGACGGCACCGTGGTCGCCGCGAGCGCCCCTCGCGCCGCCCTCGCCGGGCCGCTGCGGGAGGCCGGGCTCGCGGTCGCCGCCAGCCTCGCGGTGCTGGGACTTGTCCTCGCGGCGGCGAGCGTGCTTCAGGTGCGCCTCGGCCTGCGCCCCCTCGACACGCTGCGGCAGGAGCTGGAGGCGGTGCGGGCGGGGCGGCGCGAGCGGGTGCCCGATCTCCAGCCGGCCGAGGTCCGGCCGCTCGCCGCCGAGATCAACGCCCTCCTCGACCAGAACGCCGCCCAGCTCGCCCAGGCCCGCACCCACGTGGCGAACCTCGCCCACGGCCTGAAGACGCCGCTCGCCACGCTGTCGCTCGCCCTGTCGGAGCCCGGACGCGATCCCGACGGGCGCCTGTCGCGGCTCGTCGCCAGCCTCGACCGCGGCGTGCGCCACCACCTGCGCCGCGCCCGCAGCGCCGCCCTCGCCGGGGCGACCCGGATCCGCACCGGGCTGGCCGGGCCGGTGGCCGATCTCGCGGGCGCGCTCGAACGGCTCCACGCCGAGAAGGGCGTGCGGGTGGCCTGCGCGATTCCCCCCGGCCTCGCCGCGGCCTGCGACCCGCAGGACCTGGACGAGATGCTGGGAAACCTGATCGACAATGCCTGCACCTGGTGCACGCGAGCGGTGCGGGTCTCGGCGGACGCGTCGGGCGGCGACGTGGTGGTGGCGATCGAGGATGACGGGCCGGGCCTCGGGCCCGAGGCGCTGGCGGCGGTGGCGCGGCGCGGCCGGCGCCTCGACGAGACGGTGCCGGGCCACGGCTTCGGCCTCGCCATCACGACGGAACTCGCCGAGCTCTACGGCGGCGGGCTGGAGCTCGACCGGTCGGGGATGGGGGGTTTGAGGGCGCGGCTGCGGTTGCCGGGATGA